A portion of the Pan troglodytes isolate AG18354 chromosome 10, NHGRI_mPanTro3-v2.0_pri, whole genome shotgun sequence genome contains these proteins:
- the TUBA1C gene encoding tubulin alpha-1C chain produces the protein MRECISIHVGQAGVQIGNACWELYCLEHGIQPDGQMPSDKTIGGGDDSFNTFFSETGAGKHVPRAVFVDLEPTVIDEVRTGTYRQLFHPEQLITGKEDAANNYARGHYTIGKEIIDLVLDRIRKLADQCTGLQGFLVFHSFGGGTGSGFTSLLMERLSVDYGKKSKLEFSIYPAPQVSTAVVEPYNSILTTHTTLEHSDCAFMVDNEAIYDICRRNLDIERPTYTNLNRLISQIVSSITASLRFDGALNVDLTEFQTNLVPYPRIHFPLATYAPVISAEKAYHEQLTVAEITNACFEPANQMVKCDPRHGKYMACCLLYRGDVVPKDVNAAIATIKTKRTIQFVDWCPTGFKVGINYQPPTVVPGGDLAKVQRAVCMLSNTTAVAEAWARLDHKFDLMYAKRAFVHWYVGEGMEEGEFSEAREDMAALEKDYEEVGADSADGEDEGEEY, from the exons ATG CGTGAGTGCATCTCcatccacgttggccaggctggtgtccagaTTGGCAATGCCTGCTGGGAGCTCTACTGCCTGGAACACGGCATCCAGCCCGATGGCCAGATGCCAAGTGACAAGACCATTGGGGGAGGAGATGATTCCTTCAACACCTTCTTCAGTGAGACGGGTGCTGGCAAGCATGTGCCCCGGGCAGTGTTTGTAGACTTGGAACCCACAGTCATTG ATGAAGTTCGCACTGGCACCTACCGCCAACTCTTCCACCCTGAGCAACTCATCACAGGCAAGGAAGATGCTGCCAATAACTATGCCCGAGGGCACTACACCATTGGCAAGGAGATCATTGACCTCGTGTTGGACCGAATTCGCAAGCTG gCTGACCAGTGCACCGGTCTTCAGGGCTTCTTGGTTTTCCACAGCTTTGGTGGGGGAACTGGTTCTGGGTTCACCTCCCTGCTCATGGAACGTCTCTCAGTTGATTATGGCAAGAAGTCCAAGCTGGAGTTCTCCATTTACCCAGCGCCCCAGGTTTCCACAGCTGTAGTTGAGCCCTACAACTCCATCCTCACCACCCACACCACCCTGGAGCACTCTGATTGTGCCTTCATGGTAGACAATGAGGCCATCTATGACATCTGTCGTAGAAACCTCGATATCGAGCGCCCAACCTACACTAACCTTAACCGCCTTATTAGCCAGATTGTGTCCTCCATCACTGCTTCCCTGAGATTTGATGGAGCCCTGAATGTTGACCTGACAGAATTCCAGACCAACCTGGTGCCCTACCCCCGCATCCACTTCCCTCTGGCCACATATGCCCCTGTCATCTCTGCTGAGAAAGCCTACCATGAACAGCTTACTGTAGCAGAGATCACCAATGCTTGCTTTGAGCCAGCCAACCAGATGGTGAAATGTGACCCTCGCCATGGTAAATACATGGCTTGCTGCCTGTTGTACCGTGGTGACGTGGTTCCCAAAGATGTCAATGCTGCCATTGCCACCATCAAGACCAAGCGTACCATCCAGTTTGTGGATTGGTGCCCCACTGGCTTCAAGGTTGGCATTAATTACCAGCCTCCCACTGTGGTGCCTGGCGGAGACCTGGCCAAGGTACAGAGAGCTGTGTGCATGCTGAGCAACACCACAGCTGTTGCCGAGGCCTGGGCTCGCCTGGACCACAAGTTTGACCTGATGTATGCCAAGCGTGCCTTTGTTCACTGGTACGTGGGTGAGGGGATGGAGGAAGGCGAGTTTTCAGAGGCCCGTGAGGACATGGCTGCCCTTGAGAAGGATTATGAGGAGGTTGGAGCAGATAGTGCTGACGGAGAGGATGAGGGTGAAGAGTATTAA